In one window of Heptranchias perlo isolate sHepPer1 unplaced genomic scaffold, sHepPer1.hap1 HAP1_SCAFFOLD_237, whole genome shotgun sequence DNA:
- the LOC137310267 gene encoding carbonic anhydrase 4-like: MGMEALLVLFLLGLPQLDSSKVKYCYHNSKCAPPAWPALYHTCNGSQQSPINIKTTEAVRKNDLGEFTFHMYSNRHSLMKIKHTAQSVKISIGDSLELRGGGLKSNYSALQFHLHWGWNSSSGGSEHTIDGVRAGMELHIVHARKGLRLEGALAQPGGIAVLAFFITIENGRTEDPAWKSLTKTIKYLKEEGDYRKLNGTFSLMELIQSVNLTKYYRYNGSLTTPECNEVVVWTVFEESIRLNASLVETFFEDLYINRSAGIRLHGNFRPTQDNRNRVWASRGASRASDPSTTAPPALQTQQLPKTTESGSAGSRPFLLSLLLTLACHILPPN, from the exons TGAAGTATTGCTACCACAACAGTAAATGCG CCCCACCGGCCTGGCCTGCTCTGTACCACACTTGCAATGGATCCCAGCAGTCTCCCATCAACATTAAGACGACGGAGGCAGTGAGAAAGAACGATCTGGGAGAGTTCACCTTTCACATGTACTCAAACCGACATTCTCTGATGAAAATCAAACACACCGCGCAGTCAG TGAAGATAAGCATCGGAGACAGTTTGGAGCTGAGAGGCGGGGGCCTCAAATCGAACTACTCGGCCCTTCAGTTCCACCTCCACTGGGGGTGGAACTCGAGCTCCGGGGGGTCAGAACACACCATCGACGGTGTGCGGGCTGGCATGGAG CTTCACATCGTCCACGCACGGAAGGGCCTGAGGCTCGAGGGGGCGCTGGCACAGCCCGGGGGAATCGCCGTCTTGGCCTTCTTCATCACG ATTGAAAATGGTAGAACCGAGGACCCAGCCTGGAAAAGCCTAACCAAAACCATCAAATACCTGAAGGAGGAAG GTGACTATCGCAAGCTGAACGGAACCTTCTCCCTCATGGAGCTCATCCAAAGCGTCAACCTCACCAAGTACTATCGCTACAACGGGTCGCTCACCACCCCCGAATGCAATGAAGTGGTTGTTTGGACCGTGTTTGAAGAGTCAATTCGTCTCAATGCATCATTG GTCGAAACGTTTTTCGAAGATCTCTACATCAACAGGAGCGCCGGCATCCGGCTGCACGGAAACTTCCGGCCCACGCAGGacaacaggaacagggtgtgggCTTCCAGGGGGGCCAGCCGAGCCTCGGACCCCAGCACCACGGCTCCTCCTGCCCTCCAAACCCAACAACTCCCGAAGACCACTGAGTCAGGCAGTGCCGGAAGCAGGCCGTTCCTCCTCAGCCTGCTGCTCACTCTCGCCTGCCATATCCTCCCTCCCAACTGA